The following proteins are encoded in a genomic region of Streptomyces lunaelactis:
- a CDS encoding creatininase family protein, which translates to MSGSETAQAPGLLPWDSTQDVRARRAAVAVLPVGSFEQHGAFLPLVTDTVIACTIAGEAAAAHPVNLLPPVTISCSHEHAAWPGTVSISAATLHLVVRDIADSLRRSGVRALILVNGHGGNYVLRNVVQESVGSEMPMALFPGPADWDTARTRAGVQTPSHSDMHAGEVETSILLHAHPELVRPGYETSDFLADERKHLLTLGMSAYTESGVIGRPSMASAEKGKQLLASLADSFGEYVSLLTSRETR; encoded by the coding sequence ATGAGCGGTTCGGAAACGGCACAGGCACCGGGCCTGTTGCCCTGGGACTCGACACAGGACGTGAGGGCCCGGCGGGCCGCGGTCGCCGTCCTTCCCGTCGGCAGCTTCGAGCAGCACGGAGCGTTCCTTCCCTTGGTGACCGACACGGTCATCGCCTGCACGATCGCCGGGGAGGCAGCCGCCGCCCACCCGGTCAACCTGCTTCCGCCGGTGACGATCTCCTGCTCCCACGAGCACGCGGCCTGGCCAGGAACCGTCAGCATTTCCGCCGCGACCCTCCACTTGGTCGTACGGGACATCGCCGACTCGCTGCGACGGTCCGGGGTGCGTGCCCTGATTCTTGTCAATGGGCACGGGGGAAATTACGTACTGCGCAATGTGGTTCAGGAATCCGTCGGCAGCGAGATGCCCATGGCGCTTTTCCCGGGCCCGGCGGACTGGGACACAGCTCGGACGCGGGCAGGCGTACAGACACCCTCGCACAGCGATATGCACGCGGGGGAAGTGGAGACATCCATCCTTCTGCATGCCCACCCCGAACTTGTCCGTCCCGGTTATGAAACGTCCGACTTCCTTGCCGACGAGCGTAAGCATCTGCTCACTCTCGGTATGTCGGCGTACACGGAGTCCGGTGTGATCGGCCGCCCTTCCATGGCGTCAGCCGAGAAGGGAAAACAACTGCTCGCCTCGCTTGCCGATTCCTTCGGTGAGTACGTCTCACTGCTCACCTCCCGGGAGACCCGATGA
- a CDS encoding glycosyltransferase family 4 protein: MNRAHARAVHFVMPGGVDDAAAPSGGNVYDRRVCQDLPGVGWHVHEHAVAGTWPRPGAAARAELSRVLAEAEDGGVVLLDGLVACAVPDIVAREAQRLRLAVLVHLPLGDETGLAPARAADLDALERETLRAVPAVVATSDWAARRLVAHHGLASGRVHVAAPGADIAPSAPGTDGASRLLCVASVTPRKGQYRLVKALAAVADLPWTCVCVGGLDQDPGYVAGLRELIEEASLGDRVHLVGPRAGAELAAAYAAADLMVLTSYAETYGMAVTEALAHGIPVLATAVGGLPEALGRAPDGSVPGLLVPSEDPAALPTALRRWFREPALRHRLKEAARERRTALDGWGTTARNLAGALEHLRSEPRRAA, translated from the coding sequence ATGAACCGTGCCCACGCCCGTGCGGTGCACTTCGTGATGCCCGGTGGCGTCGACGACGCGGCCGCACCCAGCGGCGGCAACGTCTATGACCGGCGGGTGTGCCAGGACCTGCCCGGTGTCGGCTGGCACGTTCACGAACACGCCGTCGCGGGCACCTGGCCGCGGCCCGGAGCGGCCGCCCGCGCCGAACTGTCCCGCGTCCTGGCGGAGGCGGAGGACGGCGGTGTCGTCCTTCTCGACGGACTCGTCGCCTGCGCCGTTCCCGACATCGTCGCCCGGGAAGCCCAACGGCTGCGCCTGGCCGTCCTCGTACACCTGCCGCTCGGCGACGAGACAGGACTTGCGCCCGCCCGGGCGGCCGACCTGGACGCCCTGGAGCGCGAAACTCTGCGCGCCGTACCGGCGGTCGTGGCGACCAGCGACTGGGCGGCCCGCAGGCTCGTGGCCCACCACGGGCTCGCCTCCGGCCGGGTCCATGTCGCCGCCCCCGGTGCCGACATCGCGCCGTCGGCACCCGGCACCGACGGAGCCTCGCGGCTGCTGTGCGTCGCCTCCGTGACCCCGCGCAAGGGGCAGTACCGGCTGGTGAAGGCACTTGCGGCCGTCGCCGACCTGCCCTGGACCTGCGTCTGCGTCGGCGGCCTCGACCAGGACCCCGGCTACGTCGCCGGTCTCAGAGAGCTGATCGAGGAAGCCAGCCTGGGCGACCGGGTCCACCTCGTCGGACCACGGGCCGGTGCGGAGCTGGCGGCCGCCTACGCCGCCGCCGACCTCATGGTGCTCACCTCGTACGCCGAGACGTACGGCATGGCCGTGACCGAGGCCCTCGCCCATGGCATTCCCGTACTGGCGACAGCCGTCGGCGGACTCCCGGAGGCTCTCGGGCGCGCGCCCGACGGCAGCGTGCCGGGCCTGCTCGTACCGTCGGAGGACCCGGCGGCACTCCCCACGGCACTGCGTCGCTGGTTCCGCGAGCCCGCACTGCGCCACCGGCTGAAGGAGGCCGCACGCGAGCGGCGCACCGCGCTGGACGGGTGGGGGACGACTGCACGGAATCTGGCCGGTGCGTTGGAGCACCTCCGAAGCGAACCCCGGAGGGCCGCATGA
- a CDS encoding AMP-dependent synthetase/ligase, with amino-acid sequence MQGNGPPFRAGPPWSGGLADSVYETADRDPSLVQLSRRTGTRPDDWEPVSAELFRDQVIAVAKGFLANGIRFGDRVALMSRTRYEWTVLAYALWSVGAEVVPVYPTSSIEQVRWILYDAQVRAIVVEHEHHAMTVAAASDAETRLFAIWQMDLDCVASLINQGLGVDDELIHRHRAAVLPDQIAAIGYTSGTTGTPKGCLITHANLAAECDILLEGWGGIIAEPGVQPSILNFLPVAHIYGLMVVLACLRGGVRLGHQPDLTPETLLPALASFRPTFLFAVPYIFEKIFHKARRTAEEAGHVSLFDKAAAVAVRYAESVERHSIGSGHGPSPSLKVLHAVYDRLVYGKLRAVLGGQVRNAVSGGSTLRREVGLFFAGAGVTVYDGYGLTETAGAITAQPPGAVRFGTVGRPIPGCAVHIADDSEVWVSGDTVFAGYLNNPKATEAVLRDGWFATGDMGHLDDEGYLVITGRKKDIIITSGGKSVAPLPLEEELRHHPLISQCLVVGDDQPYIAALITVDPEALAHWQALKGKPQSDMSAMADDEDLRAQIQRAVSRANTQVSRAESIRAFRILPNEFSLHDGLMTPTMKLKRRAITGAYAADIDALYMR; translated from the coding sequence ATGCAAGGAAACGGTCCTCCGTTCCGTGCCGGACCTCCGTGGTCGGGAGGACTCGCCGACTCGGTGTACGAGACGGCCGATCGCGATCCCTCCCTGGTGCAGCTCTCCCGCCGGACGGGTACTCGGCCGGACGACTGGGAGCCGGTGAGTGCGGAGCTGTTCCGGGACCAGGTCATCGCCGTGGCCAAGGGGTTCCTCGCCAATGGCATCCGGTTCGGCGACCGGGTCGCGCTGATGTCCCGTACGCGCTACGAGTGGACGGTTCTGGCGTACGCCCTGTGGTCGGTCGGCGCCGAGGTCGTTCCGGTCTACCCCACCTCGTCCATCGAGCAGGTGCGCTGGATCCTGTACGACGCCCAGGTCCGGGCCATCGTGGTCGAGCACGAGCACCATGCGATGACCGTGGCGGCGGCCTCCGACGCGGAGACCCGGCTGTTCGCGATCTGGCAGATGGACCTGGACTGTGTGGCGTCCCTGATCAACCAGGGCCTCGGCGTGGACGACGAACTGATCCACCGTCACCGCGCCGCCGTGCTGCCCGACCAGATCGCCGCGATCGGCTACACCTCCGGCACCACGGGAACACCCAAGGGCTGCCTCATCACCCACGCCAACCTGGCCGCCGAATGCGACATCCTGCTCGAGGGCTGGGGCGGGATCATCGCCGAGCCCGGTGTGCAGCCGTCGATCCTCAACTTCCTGCCCGTGGCCCACATTTACGGGCTGATGGTCGTGCTGGCCTGCCTGCGCGGCGGCGTCCGTCTCGGCCACCAGCCCGATCTGACGCCCGAGACGCTGCTCCCCGCCCTGGCGTCGTTCCGGCCGACGTTCCTCTTCGCCGTCCCGTACATCTTCGAGAAGATCTTCCACAAGGCTCGCCGCACCGCCGAGGAGGCGGGCCACGTGAGCCTCTTCGACAAGGCCGCGGCCGTCGCCGTGCGCTATGCCGAGTCCGTGGAACGGCACTCCATCGGCTCGGGTCACGGTCCGAGCCCGTCGCTGAAGGTCCTGCATGCCGTATACGACCGCCTGGTCTACGGCAAGTTGCGCGCCGTACTGGGCGGTCAGGTACGCAACGCCGTGTCCGGCGGCTCGACGCTCCGAAGGGAGGTGGGGCTGTTCTTCGCCGGCGCGGGCGTCACCGTGTACGACGGCTACGGACTCACCGAGACGGCAGGCGCGATCACGGCTCAGCCACCGGGAGCCGTCAGATTCGGCACGGTGGGCCGGCCCATTCCCGGCTGCGCGGTACACATCGCGGATGACAGCGAGGTGTGGGTAAGCGGCGACACTGTCTTCGCCGGCTACCTCAACAACCCCAAGGCCACCGAAGCGGTGCTGCGGGACGGATGGTTCGCCACCGGCGACATGGGCCACCTCGACGACGAGGGCTACCTCGTCATCACGGGGCGCAAGAAGGACATCATCATCACCAGCGGCGGCAAGAGCGTGGCCCCGCTGCCCCTGGAAGAGGAGCTGCGCCACCATCCGCTGATCTCGCAGTGCCTGGTGGTGGGCGACGACCAGCCGTACATCGCGGCGCTCATCACGGTGGATCCCGAAGCGCTGGCCCACTGGCAGGCGCTGAAGGGGAAGCCGCAGTCGGACATGTCGGCGATGGCGGACGACGAGGACCTGCGGGCGCAGATCCAACGGGCCGTCTCCCGGGCCAACACACAGGTTTCGAGGGCTGAGTCCATCCGCGCGTTCCGCATCCTGCCGAACGAGTTCAGTCTGCACGACGGTCTGATGACACCGACGATGAAGCTCAAGCGCCGGGCGATCACGGGCGCGTACGCGGCGGACATCGACGCGCTCTACATGCGCTGA
- a CDS encoding DUF397 domain-containing protein — MSTTDELNWFKSSYSGSQGDSCVEVACRPDVVHVRDSKEKDGPRFSVSQAAWADFIGYAAL; from the coding sequence ATGAGCACCACCGACGAGCTGAACTGGTTCAAGAGCAGCTACAGCGGTTCGCAGGGTGACAGTTGCGTGGAGGTCGCGTGCCGACCCGACGTCGTCCATGTCCGTGACTCCAAGGAGAAGGACGGGCCGCGCTTCTCCGTATCGCAGGCGGCTTGGGCGGATTTCATCGGATACGCCGCCCTTTGA
- a CDS encoding zinc-dependent alcohol dehydrogenase: MKRVARAFWLRSPGHGEIRDLSLPEPADDEVLVRTLCSGVSRGTETLVFRGGVPESQHGAMRAPFQDGDFPGPVKYGYLNVGLVEEGPRHLVGRTVFCLYPHQTRYVVPASAVTPVPDTVPAARAVLAGTVETAVNAVWDAAPQLGDRIAVVGAGMVGACVAAVLARFPAVRVQLVDMDPGRAAVARALGVDFALPEDAAGDCDLVVHASATEDGLARSLELLAPEGTVLELSWYGDRRISLPLGEAFHSRRLVLRSSQVGMVSPSRRSSRTFADRLALALDLLADPAFDALITGECAFDELPEVLPRLASGELPGLCHRVLYETAADPA; this comes from the coding sequence ATGAAGCGCGTGGCACGGGCCTTCTGGCTCCGCTCTCCCGGCCACGGGGAGATCCGGGACCTCTCGCTGCCGGAGCCCGCCGACGACGAGGTGCTCGTGCGCACGCTCTGTTCCGGTGTGAGCCGTGGAACGGAGACCCTCGTCTTCCGCGGCGGCGTACCGGAGAGCCAACACGGCGCGATGCGGGCGCCGTTCCAGGACGGCGACTTTCCCGGGCCGGTCAAGTACGGCTACCTCAACGTCGGCCTTGTCGAGGAAGGGCCACGACACCTGGTCGGCCGTACGGTCTTCTGCCTCTACCCGCACCAGACCCGGTACGTCGTCCCGGCGAGCGCCGTGACCCCCGTGCCGGACACCGTGCCCGCCGCGCGGGCCGTGCTGGCAGGAACGGTGGAGACTGCCGTGAACGCCGTGTGGGACGCCGCACCACAGCTCGGCGACCGCATCGCCGTCGTCGGAGCGGGCATGGTCGGCGCCTGCGTCGCCGCTGTCCTCGCCAGGTTCCCCGCCGTCCGGGTCCAACTGGTCGACATGGACCCCGGGCGCGCCGCCGTCGCGAGGGCACTCGGCGTCGACTTCGCGCTCCCCGAGGACGCCGCGGGCGACTGCGATCTCGTCGTCCACGCCAGCGCCACCGAGGACGGACTCGCCCGCTCACTGGAACTTCTTGCCCCGGAGGGGACGGTTCTCGAACTGAGCTGGTACGGCGACCGGCGGATCAGCCTGCCGCTGGGGGAGGCCTTCCACTCCCGCCGCCTGGTCCTGCGCAGCAGCCAAGTGGGGATGGTGTCCCCCTCGCGGCGCTCCAGCCGGACCTTCGCCGACCGTCTCGCGCTCGCGCTCGACCTGCTCGCCGACCCCGCTTTCGACGCGCTGATCACCGGCGAATGCGCCTTCGACGAGCTGCCCGAGGTCCTGCCACGGCTCGCCTCCGGGGAGCTCCCGGGCCTCTGCCACCGCGTGCTGTACGAAACAGCTGCTGATCCGGCCTGA
- a CDS encoding class I SAM-dependent methyltransferase yields the protein MNTTEVPHYAPEWLELREGADAAARAPGLLGPLQHWLAGRERPGPRLVIHDLGCGTGSMGRWLAPRLNGPQHWILHDRDPALLDLAAVRTPRAAGDGSRVTVATRRGDIARLTAKTLAGASLLTASALLDVLTREEVDGLAAACEGAGCPALLALSVVGRVELTPAEPMDAEIVYAFNAHQRRSGLLGPDAVTVATGAFARHGATVRTDASTWRLGPDESALTVEWLRGWVGAACEHRPALARRADTYLLRRLAQCAAGELRVVVHHSDLLALPRQTGGPSWAGGPSSTGGTS from the coding sequence ATGAACACGACCGAAGTGCCTCATTACGCCCCCGAGTGGCTGGAGCTGCGGGAGGGTGCCGACGCGGCCGCCCGCGCCCCCGGACTCCTCGGGCCGCTCCAGCACTGGCTGGCCGGCCGGGAGCGCCCCGGCCCGCGGCTGGTGATCCACGATCTCGGCTGCGGCACCGGCTCCATGGGACGCTGGCTCGCACCCCGGCTGAACGGCCCGCAGCACTGGATCCTGCACGACCGCGATCCCGCTCTGCTCGACCTGGCAGCCGTGCGCACACCCCGTGCGGCGGGCGACGGCAGCCGCGTGACGGTCGCGACCCGGCGCGGTGACATCGCGCGTCTGACCGCGAAGACTCTGGCCGGCGCCTCGCTGTTGACGGCCTCCGCACTGCTGGACGTGCTCACCCGGGAGGAAGTGGACGGGCTCGCGGCGGCCTGCGAGGGGGCCGGCTGCCCCGCCCTGCTGGCGCTCTCCGTGGTGGGACGGGTCGAGCTGACACCGGCCGAACCGATGGATGCCGAGATCGTGTACGCGTTCAACGCCCACCAGCGCCGCAGCGGTCTGCTCGGACCCGATGCGGTCACCGTGGCCACCGGGGCCTTCGCACGGCACGGGGCGACAGTACGCACCGACGCCAGCACGTGGCGGCTCGGCCCCGATGAGTCGGCTCTGACGGTGGAGTGGCTGCGGGGCTGGGTCGGCGCGGCCTGCGAGCACCGCCCGGCCCTGGCGCGGCGCGCCGACACGTATCTGCTGCGCCGTCTGGCGCAGTGCGCGGCGGGCGAGTTGCGGGTGGTGGTGCACCACAGCGATCTGCTGGCACTGCCCCGGCAGACGGGCGGGCCCTCGTGGGCGGGCGGGCCCTCGTCGACGGGCGGGACATCATGA
- a CDS encoding helix-turn-helix domain-containing protein encodes MASISSAPEQSDSLKAFGAALKVFRERALLTQEQLAERLNYSIASVASIEQGRRMPTAHFIERAEESLDSFGVLRAVARHVSRRPGLAAWFRLWAQLEATAVSLCTYECRVVPGLLQTEAYARAVMLNVPPPPTEEELEERITARMERQELLTRRPPIVFSFIVDESVLLRHTGGEEVTRELLDHLISRAELWNVELQIMPLRQPHHAGSDGPMQLLETPDNRWLGYSEGQQTGQLITGPKDVSLMQMRYAKMRSQALSPADSAELLKRMRGAL; translated from the coding sequence ATGGCGAGCATCAGCAGTGCACCCGAACAGTCCGACAGCCTCAAGGCGTTCGGGGCGGCATTGAAAGTCTTCCGGGAACGGGCCTTACTGACGCAGGAGCAGCTCGCCGAGCGGTTGAACTACTCGATCGCTTCGGTCGCCTCGATCGAGCAGGGCCGGCGGATGCCGACCGCCCACTTCATCGAGAGGGCCGAGGAGTCCCTGGACTCGTTCGGAGTGCTACGGGCGGTGGCCCGGCATGTGTCGCGTCGGCCGGGCCTGGCCGCCTGGTTCCGGTTGTGGGCGCAGCTGGAGGCGACCGCGGTCAGCCTGTGCACGTACGAGTGCCGGGTGGTGCCCGGACTGCTGCAGACCGAGGCGTACGCACGGGCCGTGATGCTCAACGTCCCCCCGCCGCCCACCGAGGAGGAGCTGGAGGAACGGATCACCGCGCGCATGGAGCGGCAGGAGCTGCTGACCCGCAGGCCGCCGATCGTGTTCAGCTTCATCGTCGACGAGTCGGTGCTGCTGCGGCACACCGGTGGCGAGGAGGTCACGCGGGAGCTCCTCGACCACCTCATCTCCCGCGCCGAGTTGTGGAACGTCGAGCTGCAGATCATGCCGCTGCGGCAGCCGCACCACGCCGGTTCGGACGGCCCGATGCAGCTTCTGGAGACTCCGGACAACAGGTGGCTGGGCTACTCGGAGGGGCAGCAGACGGGACAGCTGATCACTGGTCCGAAAGACGTCAGCCTGATGCAGATGCGCTATGCCAAGATGCGCTCACAGGCCCTGTCCCCGGCGGACTCGGCGGAGCTGTTGAAGCGGATGCGAGGAGCGCTATGA
- a CDS encoding CDP-alcohol phosphatidyltransferase family protein, which produces MALNNTYDMRLLRHETTAGAGAQLLLLALLGTAIGLGPAGWLTGLAFGVATWAVLTRALRRSWLQPFGAANRVTLARATLVGGVTALVADSFESPPPVTVLVALTSVALILDAVDGKVARRTGTSSALGARFDMEVDAFLILVLSVYVAMSLGPWVLLIGAMRYAFVAAARVLPWLNGALPPSTARKTVAALQGIVLLVAGAGILPLLSAFATVLSALMLLMWSFGRDIRWLWRVRDHQRA; this is translated from the coding sequence GTGGCCCTGAACAACACGTACGACATGAGGCTGCTGCGGCACGAGACGACCGCGGGAGCGGGCGCGCAGCTCCTCCTGCTGGCCCTGCTCGGCACGGCGATCGGTCTGGGGCCCGCGGGCTGGCTGACGGGTCTGGCCTTCGGGGTCGCCACCTGGGCGGTGCTGACACGCGCCCTGCGCCGGTCATGGCTGCAGCCCTTCGGAGCGGCCAACCGCGTCACCCTGGCCCGCGCGACGCTCGTCGGAGGTGTGACCGCGCTGGTCGCGGACTCCTTCGAGAGCCCGCCACCGGTCACGGTCCTGGTGGCGCTCACCTCGGTCGCGCTGATACTCGACGCGGTCGACGGCAAGGTCGCCCGGCGCACCGGCACATCGTCCGCGCTGGGGGCACGCTTCGACATGGAGGTCGACGCCTTCCTCATATTGGTGCTCAGCGTTTACGTCGCCATGTCGCTTGGCCCTTGGGTGCTGTTGATAGGCGCCATGCGGTACGCCTTCGTCGCGGCGGCCCGGGTACTGCCGTGGCTGAACGGAGCCCTGCCGCCGAGCACGGCACGTAAGACGGTGGCCGCGCTGCAGGGGATCGTGCTGCTCGTGGCGGGGGCGGGGATACTTCCGCTGCTGTCGGCGTTCGCGACGGTCCTGTCGGCGCTGATGCTCCTGATGTGGTCCTTCGGACGCGACATCAGGTGGCTGTGGCGGGTCAGGGACCATCAGCGGGCTTGA
- a CDS encoding 6-pyruvoyl trahydropterin synthase family protein, which translates to MFSITVRDHLMIAHSFRGEVFGPAQRLHGATFLVDATFRRPELDDDNIVVDIGLATQELNAVVAALNYRNLDDEPDFAGINTSTEFVAKVIADRLADRVHAGALGEGARGLTGITVTLHESHIAWASYERGL; encoded by the coding sequence TTGTTCAGCATCACCGTCCGTGATCACCTCATGATCGCCCACAGCTTCCGCGGCGAGGTCTTCGGGCCCGCGCAGCGCCTGCACGGAGCGACCTTTCTCGTGGACGCCACGTTCCGCCGCCCCGAGCTGGACGACGACAACATCGTCGTCGACATCGGTCTGGCCACCCAGGAACTCAACGCGGTGGTCGCCGCGCTGAACTACCGCAATCTCGACGACGAACCCGACTTCGCCGGCATCAACACCAGTACGGAATTCGTGGCCAAGGTGATCGCCGACCGCCTCGCCGACCGGGTGCACGCGGGGGCACTGGGCGAGGGCGCACGCGGCCTGACCGGCATCACGGTCACCCTGCACGAGTCCCACATCGCCTGGGCGAGTTACGAGCGCGGCCTATGA
- the ribA gene encoding GTP cyclohydrolase II, which produces MTESDGAFGGRVRPSGVERVVDVRLSTMHGEFLAIGYLDRESADEQMVLVYGDVEREGALTRVHSECLTGDVFGSKHCECGDQLAAALDAIVREGHGILVYLRGHEGRGIGLLAKLRAMKLQAEGMDTVEANLALGFPADARDYKVAADILHDLDVPSVRLLSNNPLKREALLRHGIKVTEQVPLLIAPREENLSYLWTKRERLDHYLPHLDGAVE; this is translated from the coding sequence ATGACAGAAAGTGATGGTGCGTTCGGCGGTCGTGTTCGTCCATCAGGTGTCGAACGAGTGGTGGATGTGCGGTTGTCCACCATGCACGGCGAATTTCTCGCTATCGGCTACCTGGACCGCGAAAGCGCCGATGAGCAAATGGTGCTTGTGTACGGCGATGTCGAGAGAGAAGGAGCTCTCACGCGTGTGCATTCGGAGTGTCTGACCGGAGATGTCTTCGGGTCCAAACACTGTGAATGCGGCGATCAGCTCGCCGCCGCGCTGGATGCCATCGTGCGGGAAGGGCACGGCATCCTCGTCTATCTCAGGGGCCATGAGGGGCGCGGGATCGGGCTGTTGGCCAAGCTCCGGGCGATGAAGCTCCAGGCGGAGGGGATGGACACGGTCGAGGCGAATCTCGCCCTCGGGTTCCCCGCCGACGCCCGCGACTACAAGGTGGCGGCGGACATTCTGCACGACCTCGACGTCCCGTCCGTACGGCTGCTGTCGAACAATCCGCTCAAGCGCGAGGCGCTGCTGCGGCACGGCATCAAGGTCACCGAACAGGTGCCGCTGCTGATCGCGCCGCGCGAGGAGAACCTCTCCTATCTGTGGACCAAGCGGGAACGCCTCGACCACTACCTGCCACACCTGGACGGCGCCGTCGAATAG
- a CDS encoding RibD family protein, translating to MTGRNAVLDAAKAWERLRGIRSEADAEAAGLVPGAGGPRHWSEAASPEAQLLADRYLPLCLAGPHLTFAQLGQSLDGFIATRTGDSDFVTGEEDRLHLHRLRALADAVVVGAGTAVADDPRLTVRACPGDNPVRVVLDPKGRVPLGRQVFTDGSAPTLWVVGAGGERGKAVPDGVDVLVLPDGDDFAPGRLVQALARRGLGRVLIEGGGVTVSRFLQEGALHRLYVTVAPVLLGDGIPGLRFPGQPVMRDALRPPVRRAALGDDTLFELELRTP from the coding sequence ATGACCGGCCGCAACGCGGTACTTGACGCGGCGAAGGCCTGGGAACGGCTGCGCGGCATCCGGTCCGAGGCGGACGCCGAAGCCGCCGGACTGGTCCCGGGCGCAGGCGGGCCACGGCACTGGAGCGAGGCTGCCTCGCCCGAGGCACAGCTGCTCGCCGACCGCTATCTGCCGCTGTGCCTGGCCGGTCCTCACCTCACCTTCGCCCAACTCGGGCAGAGCCTGGACGGCTTCATCGCGACGCGTACCGGCGACTCCGACTTTGTCACCGGCGAGGAGGACCGTCTCCATCTGCACCGCCTGCGGGCGCTCGCCGACGCGGTCGTCGTCGGCGCCGGGACCGCCGTCGCGGACGACCCCCGGTTGACGGTGCGGGCCTGTCCTGGGGACAACCCGGTGCGCGTCGTCCTCGATCCGAAGGGCCGCGTGCCGCTGGGGCGTCAGGTGTTCACCGATGGTTCAGCCCCGACTCTGTGGGTGGTGGGCGCCGGCGGCGAGCGTGGCAAGGCCGTGCCCGACGGCGTCGATGTGCTGGTACTCCCGGACGGCGACGACTTCGCCCCGGGCCGCCTGGTGCAGGCGCTGGCGCGGCGCGGCCTGGGCCGAGTGCTGATCGAGGGCGGCGGTGTCACCGTGTCGCGGTTCCTGCAAGAGGGTGCGCTGCACCGGCTGTACGTCACCGTGGCGCCGGTCCTGCTCGGCGACGGAATCCCCGGGCTCCGATTCCCCGGACAGCCGGTGATGCGGGACGCGCTGCGCCCGCCGGTGCGACGCGCCGCCCTCGGCGACGACACGCTCTTCGAGCTTGAGTTGCGGACGCCTTAG